From a single Planctellipticum variicoloris genomic region:
- a CDS encoding isoaspartyl peptidase/L-asparaginase family protein: protein MRMPKLGCLCLLLGLMVQDEICGAEPTVDFAIAIHGGAGIEPETLSDAQKREHEAALTRAITVGRDILAKGGTALDAVEQTIRVLEDEPLYNAGRGAVFNNVGKHELDAAIMDGRDRSTGAVAGVSTIRNPISLARLVMTDTPHVLLIGDGAEKFADEMQGRAQIERVPNEYFSTEFRRQEWRKAVEQERQKQKKVGQRESSMSTVGCVVRDRHGNLAAGTSTGGLTNKKWGRVGSVPIAGAGTYADNRSLAISGTGTGELFIRNSVGFHLHALMIYKGLPLEAAVTEMTDKILEPDSGGIITVDGRGAIVMRCNTVGMARAKADSRGKIEVLLAR from the coding sequence ATGAGAATGCCGAAACTCGGCTGCCTGTGCCTGTTGCTGGGGCTGATGGTGCAGGATGAAATATGCGGCGCAGAACCGACAGTCGACTTTGCCATCGCCATTCACGGCGGAGCCGGCATCGAGCCCGAGACGCTGAGCGATGCTCAGAAGCGGGAGCACGAAGCCGCCCTGACTCGTGCGATCACCGTCGGCCGGGACATCCTCGCCAAAGGAGGCACAGCCCTCGACGCCGTCGAACAGACGATCCGCGTGCTGGAAGACGAACCGCTCTACAACGCCGGTCGCGGCGCGGTGTTCAACAACGTCGGCAAGCACGAGCTCGACGCAGCCATCATGGACGGTCGGGACCGCTCGACGGGGGCGGTGGCCGGCGTGTCCACGATCCGCAACCCGATTTCGCTGGCCCGGCTGGTCATGACAGACACGCCCCACGTGCTGCTGATCGGCGACGGGGCCGAGAAATTCGCCGACGAAATGCAGGGTCGGGCACAGATTGAACGGGTGCCGAATGAGTATTTCAGCACCGAGTTCCGTCGGCAGGAATGGCGTAAAGCCGTCGAGCAGGAACGGCAGAAGCAGAAAAAAGTCGGACAACGGGAAAGCTCCATGAGCACCGTCGGCTGCGTGGTGCGGGACCGACACGGCAATCTGGCGGCCGGAACCTCGACGGGCGGGCTCACGAACAAGAAGTGGGGCCGGGTGGGCTCGGTGCCGATCGCGGGGGCGGGAACCTACGCCGACAACCGGAGCCTGGCGATCAGCGGCACAGGGACTGGGGAACTCTTCATCCGCAACAGCGTCGGCTTCCACCTGCACGCGCTGATGATCTACAAGGGTCTGCCGCTGGAAGCGGCCGTCACCGAAATGACCGACAAGATCCTGGAACCGGACTCCGGAGGGATCATCACGGTCGATGGCCGGGGAGCGATTGTGATGCGCTGCAATACGGTCGGAATGGCGCGCGCGAAGGCCGATTCGCGCGGGAAAATCGAGGTGCTTCTGGCGCGATAG
- a CDS encoding VOC family protein, giving the protein MSNLLKELTPLLIVAAMSRSLAFYRDQLGFRITQDWSPDGRLAWCRLERDGVALMLQQACDEDGPAAGRGWGVMFYFSCADASAEYERLQASGVNVAPPEVAFYGMNQLVVTDPDGYELCFQNPVAV; this is encoded by the coding sequence ATGTCCAATCTGCTCAAGGAGCTGACACCGCTGCTGATCGTCGCGGCGATGTCGCGGTCATTGGCCTTCTACCGGGATCAACTCGGCTTTCGGATCACGCAGGACTGGTCTCCCGACGGCCGGCTGGCCTGGTGCCGGCTCGAACGGGATGGCGTTGCGCTGATGCTGCAGCAGGCGTGTGACGAAGACGGACCGGCGGCGGGGCGCGGATGGGGAGTGATGTTCTACTTTTCGTGTGCCGACGCCAGCGCCGAGTACGAACGCCTGCAGGCATCGGGAGTGAACGTCGCCCCGCCGGAGGTCGCCTTCTACGGGATGAATCAGCTCGTCGTCACCGATCCGGACGGGTACGAGCTCTGCTTTCAGAATCCTGTGGCGGTTTGA
- the gluQRS gene encoding tRNA glutamyl-Q(34) synthetase GluQRS codes for MSLSVGRLAPSPTGAQHVGNARTYLLAWLAIRSRGGRMILRMEDIDSPRVKPWAAAQAIDDLRWLGLDWDEGPDIGGPHGPYVQTQRLDHYATALEQLKAGEQIYPCTCTRSDVAAAASAPHAGQEGPIYPGTCAGRSAADAVGLTVPYCWRWRTSGGRGPLEFHDAVAGEQRCNLSRELGDFVVCKHDGTPSYQLAVVLDDHAMGVNEVLRGDDLIPSTFRQLAIYDFFGWPAPGYAHAPLVVGPDGRRLAKRHGDTRISILREAGQGPERLVGLLAWSCGLRPTAEPVTARDLQSDFELARLPKERFVLTEEHWKSICE; via the coding sequence ATGTCTCTCTCTGTCGGTCGACTGGCCCCGTCTCCCACCGGCGCCCAGCACGTGGGCAATGCCCGGACGTATCTGCTGGCCTGGCTGGCGATCCGCTCTCGCGGCGGTCGGATGATTCTGCGGATGGAGGACATCGATTCCCCCCGCGTGAAACCGTGGGCGGCCGCGCAGGCCATCGACGATCTCCGCTGGCTGGGGCTCGACTGGGATGAGGGGCCAGACATCGGCGGACCGCACGGTCCCTACGTCCAGACGCAGCGTCTCGACCACTACGCAACGGCGCTGGAGCAATTGAAGGCCGGCGAGCAGATCTATCCCTGTACCTGCACGCGGTCGGACGTCGCCGCCGCGGCGAGCGCTCCGCATGCGGGTCAGGAAGGTCCGATCTATCCCGGAACCTGCGCGGGACGCAGCGCCGCAGACGCCGTCGGCCTGACGGTTCCGTACTGCTGGCGGTGGCGTACGTCGGGGGGACGCGGCCCGCTGGAGTTTCACGACGCCGTCGCCGGTGAGCAGCGGTGCAACCTTTCGCGGGAGCTGGGGGACTTCGTCGTCTGCAAGCACGATGGGACGCCGTCGTATCAACTGGCGGTCGTCCTGGACGATCACGCAATGGGGGTGAACGAGGTGCTCCGGGGGGACGATCTGATCCCCAGCACGTTCCGGCAGTTGGCAATCTACGACTTCTTCGGCTGGCCGGCTCCCGGCTACGCTCACGCGCCGCTGGTGGTTGGTCCGGATGGTCGCCGGCTCGCGAAACGCCACGGCGACACGCGGATCTCGATACTTCGCGAGGCGGGGCAGGGACCGGAACGGCTGGTCGGCCTGCTGGCGTGGTCATGTGGTTTGCGACCGACGGCCGAACCGGTCACCGCGCGAGACCTGCAGTCCGATTTCGAGCTGGCACGTTTGCCAAAGGAACGGTTCGTGCTGACGGAGGAACACTGGAAGTCCATTTGCGAGTGA
- a CDS encoding DUF1501 domain-containing protein — MATDGQAAHLLRHSTRTLSRRGLLIGAAGFAGLTLPWLLRAEAAAGRGQSRKSVIQIHLDGGPPQLDTIDLKPMAPIEIRGEFQPIDTVVPGLQICELLPRLAMMADRCAWIRSLVGSAGAHDAFQCQSGFDSKNLQSLGGRPALGAVVSKLQGSTGDSAPPFVDLMQGRPLVRNSARPGFLGPAHQPFRPDLSELFPRELESGMKGELARLGGDHRTSLTLHPELSVDRLGDRRSLLTALDGYRREVDATGMMSAMDRFTEQAASILTSGELASALDFTQEDPRTLERYFLADTTAELRNTTSESPGATKKFLLARRLIEAGVRCVSLSLSDFDTHSNNFPRLKNLLPILDVGLSGLIADLEERGRLEDTLIVVWGEFGRTPRIDPKTGGRHHWPQVGPAILVGGRFRMGQVIGATDRTASVVHERPVRYQDIFATAYSHLGIDPQQTTLVDPQGRPQHVVEQGAVLREVF, encoded by the coding sequence ATGGCGACGGACGGTCAGGCTGCGCACCTGCTGAGACATTCCACCCGCACGCTGTCGCGGCGCGGGTTGCTCATCGGTGCGGCCGGGTTTGCCGGGCTGACGCTGCCATGGTTGCTCCGGGCGGAGGCCGCCGCAGGTCGCGGACAGTCCCGCAAATCGGTCATTCAGATTCACCTGGACGGCGGCCCACCCCAACTCGATACCATCGATCTCAAGCCGATGGCGCCGATCGAGATTCGCGGCGAGTTCCAGCCGATCGACACCGTCGTCCCCGGCCTGCAGATCTGCGAGCTGCTGCCGCGGCTGGCGATGATGGCCGACCGCTGCGCGTGGATTCGATCGCTCGTGGGTTCTGCGGGCGCGCACGATGCGTTTCAGTGCCAGTCGGGCTTTGACAGTAAGAATCTGCAGTCGCTCGGGGGCCGTCCGGCGCTGGGAGCGGTCGTCAGCAAATTGCAGGGGAGCACCGGCGATTCCGCGCCGCCGTTCGTGGATCTGATGCAGGGCCGGCCGCTGGTGCGGAACAGCGCTCGACCCGGTTTTCTGGGCCCCGCACATCAGCCGTTTCGACCCGATCTGTCCGAGCTGTTCCCGCGCGAACTCGAATCGGGCATGAAGGGGGAGCTGGCCCGCCTCGGCGGAGATCACCGGACCAGCCTGACGCTCCACCCGGAACTGTCGGTTGACCGTCTCGGCGACCGGCGCAGTTTGCTGACGGCGCTCGACGGTTATCGCCGGGAGGTGGATGCGACCGGGATGATGTCCGCGATGGACCGCTTCACGGAGCAGGCGGCGAGCATTCTGACCTCGGGCGAACTCGCCAGTGCTCTCGACTTCACGCAGGAAGATCCGCGGACGCTGGAGCGGTATTTCCTGGCCGATACGACCGCCGAGTTGCGGAATACGACCAGCGAGTCCCCCGGGGCGACGAAGAAGTTCCTGCTGGCTCGCCGGCTGATTGAAGCGGGAGTCCGCTGCGTGAGCCTGTCGCTGAGCGACTTCGATACGCATTCGAACAATTTCCCGCGGCTGAAGAACCTGCTGCCGATTCTCGACGTTGGTCTGTCGGGACTGATTGCGGATCTGGAAGAGCGGGGCCGGCTGGAAGACACATTGATCGTCGTCTGGGGGGAGTTCGGGCGGACGCCGCGGATCGATCCGAAGACCGGCGGCCGGCACCACTGGCCGCAGGTGGGCCCGGCAATCCTCGTCGGCGGACGCTTCCGGATGGGGCAGGTGATCGGTGCGACCGACCGGACGGCGAGCGTCGTCCACGAGCGCCCGGTGAGATATCAGGATATCTTCGCGACGGCGTACTCGCACCTGGGGATCGATCCGCAGCAGACGACGCTGGTCGACCCGCAGGGCCGGCCGCAGCATGTGGTGGAGCAGGGGGCGGTGCTGCGGGAGGTGTTTTAA
- a CDS encoding L-threonylcarbamoyladenylate synthase, with protein MSAPMTRDPAVAAACLVAGGLVALPTETVYGLGGNALDPRAVARIFEAKQRPFFDPLIVHLADRSWLQRVAQNVSPLALRLAEKFWPGPLTLVLPRTSAVPDLVTSGLDTVGVRVPDHPLTREVLRLADCPIAAPSANPFGRLSPTTAQHVAEQLGDRIDLILDGGACRVGVESTIVRVEGDSLILLRPGGLPIEDLAPFAVRIERPTTVEEQLPTAPGMLPQHYAPRTPVRLWKAGETWPEGRRVGQLLLSGTADPRAAACEVLSASGELVEAAAGFFEALHRLDACGLDMILATPFPERGLGVALNDRLTRAAAS; from the coding sequence ATGTCCGCTCCGATGACCCGCGATCCCGCCGTTGCCGCCGCCTGCCTCGTGGCGGGAGGACTGGTAGCGCTGCCGACAGAGACCGTCTACGGTCTGGGCGGGAATGCGCTCGATCCACGGGCAGTCGCGAGGATTTTTGAGGCGAAGCAGCGGCCGTTTTTTGACCCGCTGATCGTTCACCTCGCCGATCGGTCCTGGCTGCAGCGCGTCGCTCAGAACGTGTCTCCGCTGGCGCTGCGGCTGGCGGAAAAATTCTGGCCGGGGCCGCTGACGCTGGTCCTGCCGCGGACGTCCGCAGTTCCCGACCTGGTGACGTCGGGGCTCGATACTGTGGGCGTTCGCGTCCCCGATCATCCCCTGACGCGGGAAGTCCTCCGCCTGGCCGACTGTCCCATCGCCGCTCCGAGCGCGAATCCGTTTGGACGGCTCAGTCCGACGACTGCGCAGCACGTCGCCGAGCAACTCGGCGACCGGATCGACCTGATCCTGGACGGTGGTGCCTGCCGCGTGGGTGTGGAATCGACGATCGTCCGCGTTGAGGGAGATTCACTCATCCTGTTGCGGCCGGGCGGTCTGCCGATCGAGGATCTGGCGCCGTTCGCCGTCCGGATCGAGCGCCCAACGACGGTCGAGGAACAGCTTCCGACGGCACCCGGCATGCTGCCGCAGCATTATGCCCCGCGCACTCCTGTCCGGTTGTGGAAGGCCGGCGAAACCTGGCCCGAAGGTCGGCGCGTTGGCCAGTTGCTGTTGTCCGGGACGGCCGATCCACGTGCTGCGGCCTGCGAGGTACTCTCGGCGAGCGGCGAACTCGTTGAAGCGGCGGCGGGGTTCTTCGAGGCGCTGCACCGGCTCGATGCGTGCGGACTGGACATGATTCTTGCGACCCCCTTTCCCGAGCGGGGGCTGGGTGTCGCTCTCAACGACCGGCTCACGCGGGCCGCCGCCAGTTGA
- a CDS encoding tetratricopeptide repeat protein, whose product MLPSRLSAFWVCGVLCLAAVTGCKSGGGMFAGGSSNSSTSASTTTPGSGEFTTVRKLKDPASTHLVYAQWMEERNPSDARASYQQVLDKNPKSVEALLGLSRIEQLNGRQDEAEKLLARAQKLHPDDPLVAAGYGLYYANQKDWGRAVEHLRRAREMAPGDKVYDYQLGSVLVKSGDIAGGLKELERCGSRAEAHYNAGFILKEQKQLAEAEEQFALAVDLDPELTQAQKMLAIVQDLRGVKPGQNVAGRGRPMVQPAGGALDNAWSSPAPVGVQPAGHRADGRKTFMSIEPMISAPNR is encoded by the coding sequence GTGCTTCCATCACGCCTGAGTGCGTTCTGGGTGTGTGGGGTGCTCTGCCTCGCCGCTGTCACCGGCTGCAAGTCGGGCGGGGGGATGTTCGCCGGCGGCAGCAGTAACAGCTCAACGTCCGCATCGACGACAACGCCTGGTTCAGGCGAATTCACCACGGTTCGGAAGCTGAAGGATCCCGCGTCGACGCACCTGGTCTATGCCCAATGGATGGAAGAACGGAATCCGTCGGACGCTCGCGCGTCCTACCAGCAGGTTCTCGACAAGAATCCGAAGTCCGTCGAAGCGCTCCTGGGATTGTCCCGGATTGAACAGCTCAACGGCCGGCAGGACGAAGCGGAAAAGCTCCTTGCGCGGGCTCAGAAACTCCATCCGGATGACCCGCTGGTGGCTGCGGGGTACGGCCTGTACTACGCCAATCAGAAGGATTGGGGCCGGGCGGTCGAACATCTTCGTCGAGCCCGTGAAATGGCGCCGGGTGACAAGGTCTACGACTATCAACTGGGGTCTGTGCTGGTGAAGTCGGGGGATATCGCTGGTGGCCTGAAAGAACTCGAACGATGCGGGTCACGGGCCGAAGCGCACTACAACGCCGGCTTCATTCTGAAAGAACAGAAGCAGCTTGCTGAAGCGGAAGAGCAGTTTGCTCTGGCGGTCGATCTCGATCCCGAGCTGACTCAGGCGCAGAAGATGCTGGCCATTGTGCAGGATCTGCGCGGCGTGAAGCCGGGCCAGAATGTTGCCGGCCGAGGACGCCCGATGGTGCAGCCAGCCGGCGGCGCCCTGGACAACGCCTGGTCTTCGCCCGCTCCTGTGGGAGTTCAGCCGGCGGGGCACCGCGCCGACGGTCGGAAGACCTTCATGAGCATCGAGCCGATGATCTCAGCGCCGAACCGGTGA
- a CDS encoding ATPase: MKPDDGNSVADAPQRPGESDAVRSGTRIPDTACGSLFDDVFAGPGAVATASVGSAPPTAAETASRRPRVVPPPESPGSLEASGLTLGQIGELILKQLYLENGLQGADFARATRLPFSIIDEGLRALKEQRCIEVAAGGAVGRASHRFSLTELGRLRAREVFDACRYVGPAPVPLEQYIAQCRLQSVHGTNCTAASLSNAFRGVVIGSELLEELGTALCSGCSIFVYGPPGNGKTLIAKRLGRYLNTYGGEIYVPYAIQIDNSIITVFDPVLHQTCDDAELARRGLLPSHPLSPATPPVGEGTIDLRWRRIQRPVVITGGELTLDMLELQYNRTGNFYAAPLHLKANGGVFLIDDFGRQLVTPRELLNRWIVPLEERIDFLTLSTGRKLAVPFEQLIIFSTNLNPRDLVDDAFLRRIRNRIRIDAPDEAAFLEIFRLACEERRLTFPQDLVKRLFHAHFGPARSPRSSDPRDLLQLAQSLCRFRQQPFLLTEDLLAETARRFFAEL, encoded by the coding sequence GTGAAACCGGACGATGGCAACTCTGTGGCTGACGCACCGCAGCGCCCCGGCGAGAGTGACGCAGTGCGATCGGGAACGCGGATTCCTGACACCGCGTGCGGCAGTCTGTTTGACGACGTCTTCGCCGGGCCAGGCGCGGTTGCGACCGCGAGCGTCGGATCGGCGCCGCCGACTGCCGCTGAAACGGCGTCCCGGCGTCCTCGCGTCGTTCCTCCACCGGAATCGCCGGGGTCCCTGGAAGCCAGCGGACTGACGTTGGGACAGATCGGCGAGCTGATTCTCAAGCAGTTGTATCTGGAGAACGGCCTGCAGGGAGCGGACTTCGCCCGTGCGACGCGACTTCCGTTCTCGATCATCGACGAGGGGCTGCGGGCGCTGAAAGAGCAGCGGTGCATCGAAGTCGCCGCGGGGGGCGCCGTCGGCCGGGCTTCGCACCGGTTCTCGCTGACCGAACTGGGGAGATTGCGGGCGCGCGAAGTCTTCGACGCGTGCCGCTACGTCGGTCCTGCGCCGGTCCCGCTGGAGCAGTACATCGCCCAATGCCGGCTGCAGTCGGTGCATGGCACGAATTGCACGGCCGCCTCGCTGTCCAATGCGTTTCGCGGGGTGGTGATTGGATCGGAGCTGCTGGAGGAACTCGGGACGGCGCTCTGCAGCGGCTGTTCGATTTTCGTTTACGGTCCGCCCGGCAATGGCAAGACGCTGATCGCCAAACGGCTGGGACGGTACTTGAACACTTACGGCGGCGAGATTTACGTGCCGTATGCGATTCAGATCGACAACAGCATTATCACGGTGTTCGACCCGGTGCTGCATCAGACCTGTGATGACGCCGAACTGGCCCGCCGGGGACTGCTGCCGTCGCATCCCCTGAGCCCGGCGACGCCGCCGGTTGGCGAAGGGACCATCGATCTGCGCTGGCGGCGGATTCAGCGGCCGGTCGTGATCACGGGCGGCGAGCTGACGCTCGACATGCTTGAGCTGCAGTACAATCGGACGGGCAACTTCTATGCGGCGCCGTTGCATCTGAAGGCGAACGGGGGCGTGTTCCTGATCGACGACTTTGGCCGTCAGCTCGTCACGCCGCGCGAGCTGCTGAATCGCTGGATCGTCCCGCTGGAGGAGCGAATTGACTTTCTGACGTTGTCGACCGGGCGGAAGCTGGCCGTCCCGTTCGAGCAGCTCATCATTTTCTCGACGAACCTGAATCCGCGCGATCTGGTCGACGATGCGTTTCTGCGGCGGATTCGCAACCGCATCCGGATCGACGCCCCTGATGAGGCAGCATTTCTGGAGATCTTCCGCCTGGCGTGCGAGGAACGGCGGCTCACATTCCCCCAGGATCTCGTGAAACGGCTGTTCCACGCTCACTTCGGGCCCGCAAGGTCGCCGCGATCGAGCGATCCCCGAGATTTGTTACAGCTTGCCCAGTCTCTCTGCCGATTCAGACAACAGCCGTTTCTGCTCACGGAAGATCTGCTGGCGGAAACGGCGCGTCGGTTTTTCGCGGAACTCTGA
- the scpB gene encoding SMC-Scp complex subunit ScpB, protein MFAQHRLARNDSSHRPANANPDGRHWLFRLRREERPVAFTLGGAHPECIRAPRMARVEAILFVSQTALSLRRIMQLATLADPQEARQILDQLNRAYDRVGSAFRIESVAAGYQLLTRPQYAFWLGKLHQRQAELKLTPPALETLAIIAYRQPLTRAEIEGIRGVQCVDMIKQLMDRGLVRIGGEDNSLGRPFLYETTRQFLELFGLRSLDALPMANSLRKPRPSAEPASEDTEGTADAAAA, encoded by the coding sequence ATGTTCGCTCAGCATCGGCTGGCACGGAACGACTCATCGCACCGACCGGCGAACGCGAATCCCGACGGCCGGCACTGGCTGTTCCGGCTCCGCCGCGAGGAACGCCCGGTCGCCTTCACGCTGGGCGGCGCCCATCCTGAATGCATCCGCGCCCCGCGCATGGCCCGCGTCGAAGCGATTCTGTTCGTCTCGCAAACCGCCCTGTCTCTCCGCCGGATCATGCAGCTCGCCACGCTGGCCGATCCGCAGGAAGCCCGGCAGATCCTCGACCAGCTCAACCGCGCCTACGACCGCGTGGGCAGCGCCTTCCGGATCGAAAGCGTCGCCGCCGGCTACCAGCTCCTGACCCGCCCCCAGTACGCCTTCTGGCTGGGAAAGCTCCACCAGCGCCAGGCGGAATTGAAGCTGACGCCCCCGGCTCTGGAAACCCTGGCCATCATCGCCTACCGCCAGCCCCTCACGCGGGCCGAGATCGAAGGCATTCGCGGCGTGCAGTGCGTCGACATGATCAAGCAGCTCATGGACCGCGGGCTCGTCCGCATCGGCGGCGAAGACAACTCCCTCGGCCGCCCCTTCCTCTACGAAACCACCCGCCAGTTCCTCGAACTCTTCGGCCTCCGCAGCCTCGACGCCCTCCCCATGGCCAATTCACTCCGCAAACCCCGCCCGAGCGCGGAGCCGGCGAGCGAGGACACCGAGGGGACGGCCGACGCCGCCGCGGCATAG